In a genomic window of Porphyromonadaceae bacterium W3.11:
- the folK gene encoding 2-amino-4-hydroxy-6-hydroxymethyldihydropteridine diphosphokinase → MTTVYLALGANLGDRRQQLEKARQLINERVGQIERCSEEYETEPVGFVSEHPFINQAIKVVTDLEPFELLRVTQEIELDLGRDRKSENGQHFDRTCDIDIILYGDLILDNEKLQIPHPHFRERRFVLRPMLDIAANVIDPVTHKSIMELEGKQNG, encoded by the coding sequence GTGACTACAGTATATTTAGCACTAGGTGCAAATCTGGGGGATAGACGCCAGCAGTTGGAAAAGGCTCGCCAACTAATTAATGAGAGAGTAGGGCAGATAGAGCGATGCTCTGAGGAGTATGAAACAGAGCCTGTGGGCTTTGTTTCAGAACACCCATTTATTAATCAAGCGATTAAAGTGGTAACAGATTTAGAGCCATTTGAGTTATTGAGGGTGACTCAGGAAATAGAGTTGGATCTAGGAAGAGATAGAAAAAGTGAGAATGGACAGCACTTTGACCGAACTTGTGATATAGATATCATTTTGTACGGAGATCTTATTCTTGATAATGAGAAATTACAAATTCCTCATCCTCACTTTAGGGAGCGGCGTTTTGTATTACGTCCGATGCTCGATATAGCTGCTAACGTTATCGATCCTGTCACTCATAAGAGCATCATGGAGCTAGAGGGAAAGCAAAATGGGTAG
- the ruvX gene encoding Holliday junction resolvase RuvX yields the protein MGRILGLDIGRKRCGIAVTDPLRIIPGGLGYQPTHLLPDWVKDYCAKEPVDMIVIGLPKQANNTESESMQYIRPVVNRLKKLLPDMEIIPYDERYTSVLAHRAVIEGGIKKMARREKGLIDEVSAVIILQDFMESKVYKDSYK from the coding sequence ATGGGTAGGATTTTAGGTCTTGACATAGGTCGAAAAAGGTGTGGTATAGCTGTGACTGATCCATTGAGGATCATTCCTGGTGGCTTAGGTTATCAGCCTACACATCTTTTACCCGACTGGGTCAAGGATTATTGTGCCAAAGAGCCAGTTGATATGATCGTCATAGGACTACCGAAGCAGGCCAATAATACGGAGTCCGAGAGTATGCAGTACATTAGACCCGTGGTGAATAGGTTGAAGAAATTATTACCAGATATGGAGATTATCCCTTACGATGAGCGATATACCTCCGTATTGGCTCATAGAGCAGTTATAGAGGGGGGGATTAAGAAGATGGCTAGAAGGGAAAAAGGACTAATTGATGAGGTCAGTGCTGTAATCATTCTTCAGGATTTTATGGAAAGTAAAGTGTATAAAGATAGCTACAAATAG
- the def gene encoding peptide deformylase produces MTLPIYIYGTDVLREETKEIEADYPGLEKLIANMFETMYQSDGVGLAAPQVGKSIRLFVIDASPVAEDFEDSKDFKRVVINPEIISSSEEVVSMWEGCLSLPGLSEKVERPASVTVKYLNERFELVEETLHNFNARVFQHEYDHLEETLFTDKISPMRKQMVKKKLQKMSRGNVSASYKMVTK; encoded by the coding sequence ATGACATTACCGATATACATATATGGAACAGATGTTCTAAGAGAGGAGACAAAAGAGATAGAAGCTGATTATCCAGGTCTTGAGAAGCTTATTGCAAATATGTTTGAGACCATGTACCAGTCGGATGGAGTAGGTTTGGCTGCTCCCCAAGTGGGAAAGTCCATTCGTTTATTTGTCATTGATGCCTCTCCAGTTGCAGAAGACTTTGAGGATAGTAAGGACTTTAAGAGGGTTGTGATTAACCCAGAGATTATCTCTAGTAGTGAAGAGGTTGTGAGTATGTGGGAGGGATGCTTGAGTTTACCTGGTCTTTCTGAAAAGGTGGAGCGACCAGCCTCTGTCACGGTTAAGTACTTGAATGAACGTTTCGAACTAGTAGAGGAGACATTGCATAACTTCAATGCTCGGGTGTTCCAACATGAATATGACCATCTGGAGGAAACTTTATTTACTGATAAAATTAGCCCAATGCGTAAGCAAATGGTTAAGAAAAAACTTCAGAAAATGAGTCGTGGCAATGTGTCGGCGAGCTATAAGATGGTAACAAAGTAG